In Streptomyces sp. P3, one DNA window encodes the following:
- a CDS encoding SpoIIE family protein phosphatase produces MTGSVRDERKPSGPPPALLTGTVADALRTTAGRAAGVYLRSRSSGLLRLAVLSGLPGQLFRPWWRVNVDRPFPVADVHRTGVPVVLANATEVMRRYPQFAAGLPFQFGSLHVPVVAGDRAFGVLTVLRPAAADVAEVQAEGERLSAVADALGADLLRLGANGGTVTWDDTPLCVRPPAAGPAPGRVGRLSWTPATGALTVDARACALLGLPPGDFPGTLDALARVVDPADAHRLPDLLHRTARGRPPPLPIQVRTAAGGLRLLDLWPATNAEAASIGPAAEPRRPAARTREAREQEPPPLPPQQPEQGRANGETREARESGGSATVGGGACASPGAPRPVAGVLLDPGPGALADGAADLLPEGVFCLDRTGLVVYANPRAGHLLGVPREQLVGRQLWEAVPWLNQPTYEEHLRGVLLSPEPAHFDVRLPATPEGPSPRPYEGDWLRMSLYPGADLVTCRAVPADRVPHDDVPEAVGPDASAPDAAASTAPLYRPIVLAIALTEAVTARQVSAVVMQELLPAFGGRRLAIYLLQERHLYLAWESGFPEGFLAPFEGVALDARLPGVETLTTGRPLFFDSMQQLADAYPGIELDAEEGARAFLPLIASGRPVGSCILGFDRPRSFGSKERTVLTALAGLIAHAMEKAQRYDTEAALARGLQQALLPRRLSQHARVETAGRYLPGTEGMDVGGDWYDVVEAGDGLALVIGDVQGHGVQAAATMGQLRSAVRAFALGDRPPEEVMGGTNHLLIGLDPGQFASCCYIRLDPSTGRARAARAGHLPPLLRHPDGRTEVLDLPGGVVLGVDPRAHYPVTELLLEPGAILALYTDGLVERPGHDIDDGIAALRTALAEAGGAAGRGADGDPRTSAEAPDPTGPTGGAGGAVRSLADVADRLTAAARRSADRSDDIALLLATRRDRAGSGPKPPRRG; encoded by the coding sequence ATGACTGGGAGCGTCAGGGACGAGCGGAAGCCGTCCGGACCGCCGCCCGCGCTGCTGACCGGGACCGTCGCGGACGCGCTGCGGACGACGGCCGGGCGCGCGGCGGGCGTCTACCTGCGCTCGCGGAGCTCCGGGCTGCTGCGCCTCGCGGTCCTGTCCGGGCTGCCCGGTCAGCTGTTCCGCCCCTGGTGGCGGGTGAACGTGGACCGGCCGTTCCCGGTGGCCGACGTGCACCGGACGGGCGTCCCCGTGGTGCTGGCGAACGCCACCGAGGTGATGCGCCGCTATCCGCAGTTCGCGGCCGGGCTGCCCTTCCAGTTCGGTTCGCTGCATGTGCCCGTCGTGGCGGGGGACCGGGCCTTCGGGGTGCTGACCGTGCTGCGGCCGGCGGCGGCCGACGTGGCGGAGGTGCAGGCGGAGGGCGAGCGGCTGTCGGCCGTGGCGGACGCCCTGGGCGCGGACCTGCTGCGGCTGGGCGCGAACGGCGGGACCGTCACCTGGGACGACACACCGCTGTGCGTGCGGCCGCCGGCCGCCGGACCGGCGCCGGGGCGCGTCGGGCGGCTCTCCTGGACCCCGGCGACCGGCGCCCTGACCGTGGACGCGCGGGCCTGTGCCCTGCTCGGTCTGCCGCCGGGCGACTTCCCCGGCACGCTGGACGCGCTGGCCCGGGTCGTCGACCCGGCGGACGCCCACCGGCTGCCCGACCTGCTGCACCGGACGGCCCGGGGCCGGCCCCCGCCGCTGCCCATCCAGGTGCGGACCGCCGCGGGCGGTCTGCGGCTGCTGGATCTGTGGCCGGCGACGAACGCGGAAGCCGCGAGCATCGGCCCGGCCGCCGAACCCCGGCGGCCCGCCGCGCGCACCCGGGAGGCACGGGAGCAGGAGCCGCCGCCCCTGCCGCCCCAGCAACCAGAGCAGGGCCGGGCGAACGGGGAAACCCGGGAGGCGCGGGAATCCGGCGGGTCCGCCACGGTCGGCGGCGGAGCCTGCGCCTCTCCCGGCGCACCGCGCCCCGTCGCCGGGGTCCTCCTGGACCCGGGACCGGGCGCGCTCGCCGACGGGGCCGCCGATCTGCTCCCGGAGGGCGTGTTCTGCCTCGACCGGACGGGCCTCGTCGTGTATGCCAATCCCCGGGCCGGCCACCTGCTGGGGGTGCCGCGGGAGCAGCTGGTCGGCCGGCAGCTGTGGGAGGCCGTGCCGTGGCTGAACCAGCCCACGTACGAGGAGCACCTGCGGGGCGTCCTGCTGTCGCCGGAGCCCGCCCACTTCGACGTGCGGCTGCCTGCCACTCCCGAAGGGCCCTCGCCCCGGCCGTACGAGGGCGACTGGCTGCGTATGTCGCTCTACCCGGGCGCGGACCTGGTCACCTGCAGGGCCGTCCCCGCCGACCGTGTGCCGCACGACGACGTCCCCGAGGCCGTCGGCCCGGACGCTTCCGCGCCGGACGCCGCGGCCTCGACCGCCCCGCTGTACCGGCCGATCGTGCTGGCCATCGCGCTGACGGAGGCGGTGACCGCCCGGCAGGTGTCGGCGGTGGTCATGCAGGAGCTGCTGCCCGCGTTCGGCGGCCGGCGGCTTGCCATCTATCTGCTTCAGGAGCGGCATCTGTACCTGGCCTGGGAGTCCGGGTTCCCGGAGGGCTTCCTGGCGCCCTTCGAGGGGGTGGCCCTGGACGCCCGGCTGCCCGGCGTGGAGACGCTCACCACGGGCCGGCCGCTGTTCTTCGACTCGATGCAGCAGCTGGCCGACGCCTACCCGGGCATCGAGCTCGACGCGGAGGAGGGCGCCCGCGCGTTCCTCCCGCTGATCGCCTCGGGCCGCCCGGTGGGCTCGTGCATCCTCGGCTTCGACCGTCCGCGCAGTTTCGGCTCCAAGGAACGCACGGTGCTGACCGCGCTGGCCGGGCTGATCGCCCATGCGATGGAGAAGGCCCAGCGCTACGACACCGAGGCGGCCCTCGCGCGCGGCCTGCAGCAGGCCCTGCTCCCCCGCCGGCTGTCGCAGCACGCGCGCGTGGAGACCGCGGGGCGCTATCTGCCGGGCACCGAGGGCATGGACGTGGGCGGCGACTGGTACGACGTGGTGGAGGCCGGGGACGGGCTCGCCCTGGTCATCGGCGACGTCCAGGGCCACGGGGTGCAGGCCGCGGCGACCATGGGGCAACTGCGCAGCGCGGTGCGTGCGTTCGCGCTCGGGGACCGGCCGCCCGAGGAGGTCATGGGCGGCACGAACCACCTTCTCATCGGCCTGGACCCCGGCCAGTTCGCGAGCTGTTGCTACATCCGGCTGGATCCGTCCACGGGCCGCGCCCGGGCGGCCCGCGCCGGGCATCTCCCCCCGCTGCTGCGCCATCCCGACGGACGGACCGAGGTCCTGGACCTGCCCGGCGGGGTCGTCCTGGGGGTGGATCCGCGCGCGCACTATCCGGTGACCGAACTGCTTCTGGAGCCGGGCGCGATCCTCGCCCTCTACACGGACGGCCTGGTGGAGCGGCCCGGCCACGACATCGACGACGGCATCGCGGCGCTGCGCACGGCGTTGGCCGAGGCCGGCGGAGCAGCGGGTCGCGGGGCTGACGGGGACCCCCGCACCTCGGCCGAAGCCCCCGATCCCACCGGCCCGACCGGTGGCGCCGGTGGCGCCGTCCGCTCGCTCGCCGACGTGGCGGACCGGCTGACCGCGGCGGCCCGCCGGTCGGCGGACCGCTCCGACGACATCGCGCTGCTGCTGGCCACCCGGCGTGACCGGGCAGGGTCCGGGCCGAAGCCGCCGCGGCGGGGGTGA
- a CDS encoding DUF72 domain-containing protein translates to MGEILVGACSWTDRALVSSGWYPPGRRDAAGRLLHYAERFPVVEVDATYYGLPGERTSRLWTERTPDGFVFDVKAFSLLTGHPTRPAAMPPGLPAGSRGPRALDEVWRRFADGIRPLRDAGRLGAVLFQFPPWFRPGARAHAFLARCAERTAGWPVCVEFRHPHWWRGEQEQTTADLLRAHGFVAVAVDMEQSLPSAVPPVTPVTCERLAVVRLHGRSRHWGTGGKEDRFRHEYGPGELDEWVPRIRALARRTEQVHVLFNNCCGDAAVRAAARMRALLGG, encoded by the coding sequence ATGGGTGAGATTCTGGTGGGCGCCTGCTCGTGGACGGACCGGGCGCTGGTCTCCAGCGGCTGGTATCCGCCGGGGCGGCGCGACGCGGCGGGCAGGTTGCTGCACTACGCCGAGCGGTTCCCGGTCGTCGAGGTCGACGCGACGTACTACGGGCTGCCCGGCGAACGCACCAGCCGGCTGTGGACGGAGCGGACGCCCGACGGGTTCGTGTTCGATGTGAAGGCGTTCTCGCTGCTGACCGGCCACCCCACCCGGCCCGCCGCGATGCCGCCCGGCCTGCCCGCGGGCTCCCGCGGGCCGCGGGCCCTGGACGAGGTGTGGCGCAGGTTCGCGGACGGCATCCGTCCGCTGCGGGACGCCGGCCGACTGGGCGCCGTCCTCTTCCAGTTCCCGCCCTGGTTTCGCCCCGGTGCGCGGGCCCACGCGTTCCTCGCCCGGTGCGCGGAGCGCACCGCCGGGTGGCCCGTGTGCGTCGAGTTCCGGCATCCGCACTGGTGGCGGGGCGAGCAGGAGCAGACGACGGCCGACCTGCTGAGGGCCCACGGCTTCGTCGCCGTCGCCGTCGACATGGAGCAGTCGCTGCCCTCGGCCGTCCCACCCGTCACACCGGTCACCTGCGAGCGTCTGGCGGTCGTCCGTCTCCACGGTCGAAGCCGGCACTGGGGCACGGGCGGCAAGGAGGACCGCTTCCGCCACGAGTACGGCCCCGGTGAGCTCGATGAGTGGGTGCCTAGGATCCGCGCGCTCGCCCGGCGGACCGAGCAGGTGCATGTGCTCTTCAACAACTGCTGCGGAGACGCCGCCGTCCGGGCCGCCGCGCGCATGCGCGCCCTGCTCGGCGGCTGA
- a CDS encoding lipoprotein, which produces MSLAALATGLVTGLVTGCTADREGPDAASGASAKGSAKVAKRGGSVGAAGSACELPVAFDIAEFWKAKAVDGADASGAGGDLAELLDAFAHQGPVTLACEIDAKPAGKIGFLRVWTGAAGKADARTVLKEFVAAEPQASGAVYREVKAGDVTGVEVAYTTTSKLLEESKQEHAFAVTTSEGPVVLHLGGLDTGEHDAMLPAYELAKSTLRTTAA; this is translated from the coding sequence GTGTCGCTGGCTGCCCTGGCGACCGGACTCGTGACGGGGTTGGTGACGGGGTGCACGGCCGACCGGGAGGGCCCGGACGCCGCGTCCGGGGCGTCCGCGAAGGGGAGCGCGAAGGTCGCGAAGCGCGGGGGGTCGGTCGGGGCCGCCGGGTCGGCCTGCGAGCTTCCGGTCGCCTTCGACATCGCGGAGTTCTGGAAGGCCAAGGCCGTCGACGGCGCGGACGCGTCCGGCGCCGGCGGCGACCTGGCCGAGCTCCTGGACGCGTTCGCGCACCAGGGCCCGGTCACCCTGGCCTGCGAGATCGACGCGAAGCCCGCCGGCAAGATCGGGTTCCTCCGGGTGTGGACGGGCGCGGCCGGCAAGGCCGACGCGCGGACCGTGCTCAAGGAGTTCGTGGCCGCCGAGCCGCAGGCGAGCGGAGCGGTGTACCGCGAGGTGAAGGCGGGTGACGTCACGGGCGTCGAGGTCGCGTACACCACCACGAGCAAGCTCCTCGAGGAGAGCAAGCAGGAGCACGCCTTCGCCGTCACCACGTCCGAGGGCCCCGTCGTCCTGCATCTCGGGGGACTGGACACCGGCGAGCACGACGCGATGCTCCCCGCCTACGAGCTCGCCAAGAGCACCCTGCGCACCACCGCCGCCTGA